A window from Aliamphritea hakodatensis encodes these proteins:
- a CDS encoding phosphomannomutase CpsG (capsular polysaccharide biosynthesis protein; catalyzes the formation of D-mannose 6-phosphate from alpha-D-mannose 1-phosphate) — protein MTPLACFKAYDIRGQLGTQLDTDIAYRIGRAYAQFLKPETVVVGGDMRLSTSELKEALSNGLRDSGVNVLDIGLCGTEEIYFATAYLGTDGGIVVTASHNPEDYNGMKLVRKGSKPISGDTGLNDIERLTRENTFPKPEPTARGGYQLVDTRGAYVEHLQTYTDLSKLKPLRLVVNAGNGVAGPAIDALERTFKQLQVPVEFIKLHHQPDGTFPNGIPNPILPENRADTIAAVLEHKADMGIAWDGDFDRCFLFDEKGRFIEGYYIVGLLAEAFLNKHPDEAVIHDPRLIWNTLDIAEASGGRAIQSKTGHAFIKERMREEDAVYGGEMSAHHYFRDFFYCDSGMIPWLLVAELISDKQQPLSALVDDRIAKYPSPGEINSKLADPASAIQRVLEHYQNDAVSIDHTDGISLDMGQWRFNLRSSNTEPVVRLNVETRGDVTLMEDKTAELLSLLRR, from the coding sequence ATGACGCCTTTAGCCTGCTTCAAAGCTTATGATATTCGCGGCCAGCTCGGCACCCAGCTGGACACCGATATTGCCTATCGGATAGGCCGTGCTTACGCACAGTTCCTGAAGCCTGAAACTGTTGTTGTGGGGGGCGATATGCGCCTTTCCACCAGCGAACTGAAAGAAGCCCTGAGCAACGGCCTGCGGGACTCAGGTGTGAATGTACTGGATATAGGCCTGTGCGGCACGGAAGAGATTTACTTTGCAACTGCTTATCTGGGCACTGATGGCGGCATTGTCGTTACCGCCAGCCACAACCCGGAAGACTACAACGGCATGAAGCTGGTACGCAAAGGCTCCAAACCCATCAGCGGTGACACCGGCCTGAATGACATTGAGCGCCTGACCCGGGAAAACACCTTTCCCAAACCGGAACCCACCGCCCGGGGCGGATATCAGCTGGTCGACACCCGCGGCGCCTACGTTGAACATCTGCAAACCTATACAGACCTGAGTAAACTGAAACCGTTGCGCCTGGTGGTCAATGCCGGTAACGGTGTTGCCGGTCCCGCCATTGATGCCCTGGAACGCACATTTAAACAACTGCAGGTGCCGGTAGAATTTATCAAGCTGCACCACCAGCCTGACGGCACCTTTCCTAATGGCATTCCCAACCCCATTTTGCCGGAAAACAGAGCCGACACCATTGCCGCCGTCCTGGAGCACAAGGCAGACATGGGGATTGCGTGGGACGGCGACTTTGACCGCTGCTTCCTGTTTGATGAAAAAGGCCGCTTTATCGAGGGATATTATATCGTCGGCCTGCTGGCAGAAGCCTTCCTGAACAAACACCCGGACGAAGCAGTCATCCACGACCCCCGCTTAATCTGGAACACACTGGATATCGCTGAAGCCAGTGGTGGCCGGGCAATTCAGAGCAAAACAGGGCACGCCTTCATCAAGGAACGCATGCGCGAAGAAGATGCCGTATACGGCGGTGAAATGAGTGCCCATCATTATTTCCGGGATTTCTTCTACTGCGACAGCGGAATGATACCCTGGCTACTGGTTGCTGAACTGATCAGCGACAAACAGCAACCGCTTTCCGCACTGGTGGATGACCGGATTGCCAAATACCCGTCGCCGGGTGAGATCAACAGTAAACTGGCAGACCCGGCCAGCGCGATACAGCGGGTGCTTGAACACTACCAGAACGACGCAGTCAGCATTGACCACACCGACGGCATCAGCCTGGATATGGGCCAGTGGCGCTTTAATCTGCGCAGCTCTAATACTGAACCGGTGGTGCGCCTTAACGTTGAAACCCGTGGGGATGTGACACTGATGGAAGATAAAACAGCTGAACTGCTCAGCCTGTTACGCCGTTAA
- a CDS encoding nucleotide sugar dehydrogenase — MKITVYGKELTSWVAAACLARSGNEVTIIEHAGGDNSQPPPLAAIRVLVNEPGLLELAEQQIRSGRLIRGSQSDADTTVHWLALNADEISLAEKIVRQETREANTQRLIVNQSNFGVGATQKLQNILTRSEQHDAIYLPDLIQEGNAINDFATPKRLIIGADQEWSILQTNALLRPFSQSADNIQVMAPKEAEFTKFAITGMLAIRIGYINELANLADQINVDIDVIRQGMGADPRIGHHYMSPGCGFGGQNFQEYTRKFSELFEQKSNPSLLATVIKENEVQKELLFRKLWQHYQCDLKGKTVTLWGGSFKPETASIDNAPSLKIIEALLAQQVTVKLHDPQALQNLREHFGNTPSLRFCDNRYAALENSDALLIVTEWQEYWSPDYNLMLEKMRTPLIIDGRNIFDKEMLQNQGFTYTGIGR; from the coding sequence ATGAAAATCACAGTCTACGGAAAAGAACTGACATCCTGGGTGGCCGCAGCCTGCCTTGCCCGCAGTGGCAACGAAGTAACCATTATCGAGCATGCCGGCGGTGACAACAGTCAGCCCCCTCCCCTGGCGGCAATTCGGGTACTGGTAAATGAACCGGGTTTACTTGAGCTTGCTGAGCAACAAATCCGCTCAGGCCGGCTGATTCGTGGCTCGCAAAGCGACGCCGATACCACGGTGCACTGGCTCGCACTGAACGCAGATGAGATCAGCCTTGCCGAGAAAATCGTCAGACAGGAAACCCGGGAAGCCAACACGCAGCGTTTAATCGTCAATCAGTCAAACTTTGGTGTCGGTGCAACTCAAAAGCTGCAAAATATTCTCACCCGGTCAGAACAGCATGATGCGATTTATCTGCCGGATCTGATTCAGGAAGGTAATGCCATTAATGATTTTGCAACGCCGAAACGACTGATCATCGGCGCCGATCAGGAATGGAGCATTCTCCAGACCAATGCTTTGCTGCGCCCTTTCAGCCAGTCTGCCGACAACATTCAGGTAATGGCCCCGAAAGAAGCCGAATTCACCAAGTTTGCTATTACCGGCATGCTGGCCATCCGGATCGGCTACATCAATGAACTCGCCAACCTGGCCGACCAGATTAACGTTGATATTGACGTCATCCGTCAGGGCATGGGTGCAGACCCCCGTATCGGTCATCACTATATGTCTCCTGGCTGTGGATTTGGCGGTCAGAACTTTCAGGAGTACACCCGTAAGTTTTCTGAGCTGTTTGAGCAGAAGAGTAACCCGTCGCTATTGGCAACGGTTATCAAAGAGAACGAAGTTCAGAAAGAGCTCCTGTTCAGGAAGTTATGGCAACATTATCAGTGTGATCTGAAAGGTAAAACCGTGACGTTATGGGGCGGCTCCTTTAAACCGGAAACCGCCAGCATAGATAACGCCCCCAGTCTGAAAATTATTGAAGCACTGCTGGCTCAGCAGGTTACCGTCAAACTGCATGATCCTCAGGCCCTGCAAAACCTCCGGGAACATTTCGGTAACACCCCCTCACTCCGGTTCTGCGATAACCGTTACGCTGCACTGGAAAACAGTGATGCCCTGCTGATTGTCACCGAATGGCAGGAATACTGGTCACCGGACTACAACCTGATGCTGGAAAAAATGCGCACCCCGCTGATCATTGATGGCCGGAATATCTTCGATAAAGAAATGCTTCAGAATCAGGGATTCACTTACACAGGCATCGGCCGTTAA
- the pgi gene encoding glucose-6-phosphate isomerase: MSITSSAAWQALQTHAEQVKQTHIKDMFAQQPARFSELSFQTEHLLLDLSKQRFQLTTVDLLVRLATAQQLPTKIQAMFDGAILNPSENRPALHSALRQPRDKSLALGDTDVIADVHHSLDAMEQLVKRIHRRQWRGYDGSPIQNVVNIGVGGSDLGPLMCCKALSEWVPEEARQLNIHFVSSMDGSQLERLLHQLDPASTLFIISSKSFSTIDTLANAKTAREWLINASGAPAEIINQHHFIGVTSKAEKAASWGIPLANQLHFWDWTGGRYSLWSVIGFPIALHIGMENFHRLLAGAHQMDEHFRTTELSDNLPVLLALTDIWNINFLDIHAHAILPYDGRLSHLPAYLEQLEMESNGKNVSLDGQVTDYRTCPILWGEIGSNAQHAFYQLLHQGTEAVMCDFIVPAQRYQHASTELQQQHQLALANCLAQSRLLALGDSILDAAEQAPAHKRYQGNQPSSTIMLKSLNPETLGELIALYEHKVFVQSVIWNINPFDQWGVELGKVIATELLSQFDDDDTSALDSSTAGLIDFIQSNTGTRHTNDG, encoded by the coding sequence ATGAGCATAACCTCAAGCGCTGCCTGGCAAGCCTTGCAGACACACGCCGAACAGGTAAAACAAACACATATTAAAGATATGTTTGCGCAACAGCCGGCACGCTTTTCTGAGTTAAGCTTTCAGACAGAACACTTACTGCTGGACCTGTCAAAACAGCGCTTTCAGCTAACAACGGTTGATTTACTGGTCCGGCTGGCAACAGCCCAACAACTGCCCACCAAAATACAAGCGATGTTTGACGGGGCCATTCTGAATCCTTCAGAAAACCGCCCGGCACTGCACAGCGCCCTGCGTCAGCCCCGGGATAAATCACTGGCTCTCGGTGACACAGATGTCATCGCTGATGTACACCACTCACTGGATGCAATGGAACAGCTGGTAAAGCGCATTCACCGGCGTCAGTGGCGCGGTTATGATGGCAGTCCGATCCAAAACGTTGTCAACATCGGTGTTGGCGGCTCAGATCTGGGACCGCTGATGTGCTGCAAAGCACTCTCTGAATGGGTACCCGAAGAAGCCCGGCAACTGAACATCCATTTCGTTTCATCCATGGATGGCAGCCAGCTGGAACGCCTGCTGCATCAGCTTGATCCGGCTTCTACATTATTTATTATTTCGTCCAAGTCATTTTCTACAATAGACACCCTCGCCAATGCCAAAACCGCCCGGGAGTGGCTGATCAACGCCAGCGGCGCACCTGCTGAGATTATCAATCAACATCACTTTATAGGCGTCACCAGCAAAGCGGAAAAAGCAGCAAGCTGGGGCATTCCTCTGGCCAACCAGCTGCATTTCTGGGACTGGACCGGCGGCCGCTATTCATTATGGTCCGTGATCGGCTTTCCGATTGCACTCCACATTGGCATGGAAAACTTCCACCGGTTACTGGCCGGCGCCCACCAAATGGACGAACACTTCCGGACAACCGAGCTCTCTGACAATCTGCCCGTATTACTGGCACTGACAGACATCTGGAACATTAACTTTCTGGATATACATGCTCACGCCATCCTGCCTTATGACGGTCGCCTGTCGCACCTGCCGGCCTACCTTGAACAGCTGGAAATGGAAAGCAATGGCAAGAACGTCAGCCTGGACGGTCAGGTAACAGATTACCGTACCTGTCCGATTTTGTGGGGTGAAATAGGCTCAAACGCACAGCATGCGTTTTATCAGTTACTGCACCAGGGCACAGAAGCAGTCATGTGTGACTTTATCGTCCCGGCGCAGCGCTATCAGCATGCCAGCACAGAATTACAGCAACAGCATCAGTTGGCCCTTGCTAATTGTCTGGCACAGTCCCGTTTGTTAGCCCTGGGGGACAGTATACTCGACGCGGCCGAGCAGGCACCGGCACACAAGCGCTATCAGGGCAACCAGCCCTCAAGCACCATTATGCTGAAAAGCCTTAATCCGGAAACCCTCGGGGAGCTCATCGCCCTGTATGAACACAAGGTATTCGTTCAATCTGTCATCTGGAATATTAATCCATTTGACCAGTGGGGGGTTGAACTGGGTAAGGTGATTGCCACGGAACTGCTCTCCCAGTTCGACGATGACGACACCTCCGCACTGGACAGCTCCACAGCAGGCCTGATTGACTTCATTCAGTCAAATACCGGCACCCGGCATACAAACGACGGATAA
- the galU gene encoding UTP--glucose-1-phosphate uridylyltransferase GalU: MTTVRKAIIPVAGLGTRVLPASKAIPKEMLPVVDKPVIQHVVEEAVAAGIKEIILVTRAGKSAIEDHFDSHYELEAELSRKNKTALLDAISNIIPDDVTIQSVRQSRALGLGHAVQCAASMINNEPFAVILPDVLVNNFAQPENDLACMIKAFEAGKAAQIMVETVPADKVSLYGIADCQQITPEAGQSTPVVRFVEKPAADEAPSDLAVVGRYILPARIMELLATTKPGAGNEIQLTDAMDALLEEATMEAYRMQGKTYDCGNKTGFLQANIAYGLQHPETSAELMTFIGQLNK; this comes from the coding sequence ATGACAACTGTCCGAAAAGCTATCATCCCGGTTGCCGGCCTCGGCACCCGGGTACTGCCCGCCTCCAAAGCAATTCCTAAAGAAATGCTGCCAGTTGTGGACAAGCCGGTCATCCAGCATGTTGTCGAAGAAGCGGTCGCCGCCGGCATCAAAGAGATCATTCTCGTCACCCGCGCAGGCAAATCGGCCATTGAAGATCATTTCGACAGCCATTACGAACTTGAAGCCGAGCTCAGCCGTAAAAATAAGACCGCGCTGCTGGACGCTATTTCCAATATTATCCCTGATGACGTCACCATTCAGTCAGTCCGCCAGTCCCGCGCACTGGGCCTGGGTCACGCTGTTCAGTGCGCCGCCAGCATGATTAACAACGAACCTTTCGCGGTCATTCTGCCGGACGTTCTGGTCAATAATTTTGCACAGCCCGAAAACGATCTTGCCTGTATGATAAAAGCCTTTGAGGCAGGTAAAGCGGCACAGATTATGGTTGAAACCGTGCCGGCAGACAAAGTCAGCCTGTACGGCATTGCCGACTGCCAGCAGATCACCCCGGAAGCAGGCCAGTCTACACCGGTAGTACGCTTTGTAGAAAAACCGGCCGCCGATGAAGCCCCTTCTGACCTGGCGGTTGTTGGCCGCTATATTTTACCGGCCCGTATTATGGAGCTGCTTGCCACCACCAAACCGGGTGCCGGCAATGAAATTCAGCTGACAGATGCCATGGACGCCCTGCTGGAAGAAGCCACCATGGAAGCCTACAGGATGCAGGGAAAAACCTATGACTGCGGCAACAAAACAGGTTTTTTACAGGCAAATATTGCCTACGGGCTGCAACATCCGGAAACCTCAGCAGAACTGATGACATTTATTGGCCAACTGAATAAATAA
- the moaB gene encoding molybdenum cofactor biosynthesis protein B, which produces MGHAKQGVPFQPLNIAVLTVSDTRTPENDTSGDALVAGLTEAGHQLATRTICIDDVYKLRAVASSWIADDNIHAILVTGGTGFTLRDSTPEAMKPLFDKHVEGFGELFRQISYQEIGTSTVQSRAFAGIANRTVIFCMPGSTGACKTAWNNIIREQVDARHRPCNFVEMVMTGPVDTACGSRG; this is translated from the coding sequence ATGGGTCATGCTAAGCAAGGCGTTCCGTTTCAGCCTTTAAATATTGCGGTTTTAACTGTATCTGACACCCGTACCCCGGAAAATGATACTTCCGGTGATGCTTTGGTTGCCGGGCTGACAGAGGCTGGTCATCAGTTGGCGACCCGTACGATCTGTATTGATGATGTCTATAAGTTAAGGGCGGTGGCTTCGTCCTGGATTGCAGATGATAATATTCATGCAATTCTGGTAACCGGCGGCACAGGCTTTACTCTGAGAGATTCAACGCCTGAGGCAATGAAACCGCTGTTTGATAAGCATGTTGAAGGCTTTGGTGAGTTGTTCCGGCAGATTTCTTATCAGGAAATTGGTACCTCTACTGTTCAGTCCCGCGCCTTTGCCGGTATTGCTAACCGTACGGTCATTTTCTGTATGCCGGGATCAACCGGTGCCTGTAAAACAGCCTGGAATAATATTATCCGTGAACAGGTGGATGCCCGTCACCGTCCCTGTAATTTTGTCGAGATGGTCATGACCGGGCCGGTGGACACTGCCTGTGGGAGCCGGGGATGA
- a CDS encoding molybdopterin molybdotransferase MoeA: MSSCGCDSQQQALMPVADALSAMLDLARVSEKCTEVATEDALGMVLAEDVYSSVDVPPQDNSAMDGYALSAADLSAGKRLYISQRIPAGTAPQPLDAGTAARIFTGSEIPPGADAVEMQENTVSGEDEKGAWVEFSRPVKSGANVRPKGQDIAAGQVVMQSGVRLLAAHLGVLASVGVARVKVRQPLTVAILTTGDELVMPGNPLQPGQIYNSNLFTLKGLLQGLGLNVLDLGTVDDTFEATEESLLKAAEQADCIISSGGVSVGEEDHVKAAVEKLGKLNLWKMAIKPGKPLAFGEVSGTPFIGLPGNPASVFVTFAILVRPYLLKSQGAGEYMPQVFRVPAGFSRTKAISRQEYLRVELEAGKACMSRDQSSGILSSAASAAGFLVVPCDTQVAEGQLYDFIPLSEVLN, translated from the coding sequence ATGAGCAGTTGCGGATGTGACTCTCAGCAACAGGCATTAATGCCTGTGGCTGATGCGCTCAGTGCTATGCTCGATCTGGCCAGAGTGAGCGAGAAGTGTACTGAGGTGGCCACTGAGGATGCCCTGGGAATGGTGCTGGCGGAAGATGTCTATTCTTCCGTAGACGTGCCGCCTCAGGATAACAGCGCAATGGACGGTTACGCGCTGTCTGCTGCGGACCTCAGTGCCGGCAAGCGGCTGTATATTTCTCAGCGTATTCCGGCGGGAACAGCGCCGCAACCGCTGGACGCGGGGACGGCGGCACGTATCTTTACGGGTTCAGAAATTCCTCCGGGCGCTGATGCGGTAGAAATGCAGGAAAACACCGTCAGCGGTGAAGATGAAAAAGGTGCCTGGGTTGAATTCAGCCGGCCGGTTAAGTCCGGTGCGAATGTGCGTCCGAAAGGGCAGGATATTGCTGCCGGTCAGGTAGTGATGCAATCCGGTGTGCGTTTGCTGGCTGCTCATCTGGGGGTGCTGGCATCTGTGGGCGTTGCCCGGGTTAAGGTGCGCCAGCCGCTGACGGTTGCGATTCTGACCACGGGTGATGAACTGGTTATGCCGGGTAATCCTTTGCAGCCGGGGCAAATTTATAATTCTAATCTGTTTACCCTTAAAGGTCTGCTACAGGGGCTTGGGCTTAATGTGCTTGACCTTGGTACAGTGGATGACACCTTTGAAGCGACAGAAGAGTCCTTGCTAAAAGCGGCCGAACAGGCTGACTGTATCATCAGCAGTGGCGGTGTTTCGGTTGGCGAAGAAGATCATGTTAAAGCTGCAGTGGAAAAGCTGGGTAAGCTGAATCTTTGGAAAATGGCGATCAAGCCCGGAAAGCCACTGGCGTTTGGCGAGGTTAGCGGTACGCCGTTTATCGGCCTGCCGGGTAATCCGGCGTCGGTATTTGTTACCTTCGCAATTTTAGTCCGGCCTTATTTGCTGAAGTCCCAGGGGGCTGGCGAATATATGCCGCAGGTATTCAGGGTTCCGGCGGGCTTTAGCCGGACTAAAGCCATTTCACGTCAGGAATATCTGCGCGTGGAGCTTGAGGCGGGTAAGGCGTGTATGAGCAGGGATCAGAGCTCCGGTATTCTGAGTTCAGCCGCCAGTGCGGCGGGCTTCCTGGTGGTGCCGTGTGACACTCAGGTTGCAGAAGGTCAGCTTTATGACTTTATTCCTCTGAGCGAAGTGTTGAATTAG
- a CDS encoding MoaD/ThiS family protein yields MINVLFFASIRETLGVERTEVTCDDACSVADVVLLLRQRGDVWDEVLNNADLLCSVNQELVSLDTKLSEGDELGLFPPVTGG; encoded by the coding sequence ATGATCAATGTGCTGTTTTTTGCTTCTATCCGTGAAACTCTTGGGGTTGAGCGTACAGAAGTGACCTGTGATGACGCGTGTTCTGTTGCTGATGTAGTCCTGTTACTGCGTCAGCGTGGCGATGTCTGGGATGAGGTTCTGAATAATGCGGATCTGTTGTGCTCCGTAAATCAGGAACTGGTGTCACTGGATACCAAGCTGAGTGAGGGTGACGAGCTGGGGTTGTTTCCTCCGGTAACAGGCGGTTAA
- the mobA gene encoding molybdenum cofactor guanylyltransferase MobA, with product MAELSSPDVTGLVLAGGQGQRMGGQDKGWVEFRQRPMVEYAVQLLRPEVSTLLISCNRNIPRYSELADLTVADELADFQGPLAGIQAALRVCNTDDLLVVPCDTPLLSEQIVGRLLAAAQKHPGHICVLSEADWWHPLHAVIPTKFADSLDNWLKEGRRGVQGWMRKHPFVEVDVSDLAAQLQNLNSPDELQQ from the coding sequence ATGGCTGAGTTATCATCGCCGGATGTTACCGGGCTGGTACTGGCCGGTGGGCAGGGTCAGCGCATGGGTGGGCAGGACAAAGGCTGGGTAGAGTTCCGCCAGCGTCCGATGGTTGAATATGCGGTACAGTTGCTGCGCCCGGAGGTTTCAACGCTGTTGATTAGCTGTAACAGAAATATCCCGCGTTACTCGGAGCTGGCGGATCTGACCGTTGCTGATGAGCTGGCAGACTTTCAGGGCCCGTTAGCGGGAATCCAGGCGGCTTTGCGGGTCTGTAACACGGATGATCTGCTGGTGGTGCCCTGCGATACACCGTTACTGAGTGAACAGATTGTTGGCCGGTTGCTGGCTGCGGCACAGAAACATCCGGGACATATCTGTGTCTTGTCTGAAGCAGACTGGTGGCACCCTCTGCATGCGGTTATTCCCACTAAGTTTGCTGATTCACTGGATAACTGGCTGAAAGAAGGGCGTCGTGGGGTTCAGGGCTGGATGCGTAAGCACCCTTTTGTCGAGGTGGATGTCAGTGATCTGGCTGCGCAGCTGCAGAATCTGAATTCGCCGGATGAGTTACAGCAGTAA
- the zapE gene encoding cell division protein ZapE: MTPLERYQADLKREGFSYDPAQEMAVKHLQRLYDDMVAAQQEKPKGGLLQRLTGRFNKQPVEPVQGLYFWGGVGRGKTYLMDTFFDSLPFENKERTHFHRFMQRVHKELRLLDGTQDPLVTIGKKFAAEFQIICFDEFFVTDITDAMILGGLLEQMFANGVTLVATSNIVPDGLYENGLQRERFIPAIKLLNKYTDVLNVDGGVDYRLRTLEQAELYHYPLDEAADISLNTSFENLAPDLEEVVEAEVLEINGRDIKSRRCCEDVVWFDFSELCEGPRSQNDYIELAKIFHAVMLSNVPQLGRANDDAARRFINLVDEFYDSGVKLIISAEVSIPEIYTQGGLEFEIARTQSRLLEMQSHEYLAREHKA; this comes from the coding sequence ATGACCCCCTTGGAGCGCTATCAGGCTGATTTGAAGCGGGAAGGTTTTAGTTACGATCCTGCCCAGGAAATGGCCGTTAAGCATTTGCAGCGGTTGTATGATGACATGGTGGCGGCGCAGCAGGAAAAACCAAAAGGTGGTTTGCTGCAGCGTCTGACCGGGCGGTTTAATAAGCAGCCCGTTGAGCCGGTGCAGGGGCTGTATTTCTGGGGCGGCGTGGGCCGGGGCAAAACCTATCTGATGGATACGTTTTTTGACAGCCTGCCTTTCGAAAACAAAGAGCGGACGCACTTTCACCGTTTTATGCAGCGGGTTCATAAAGAGCTGCGGTTACTTGACGGGACTCAGGATCCGCTGGTCACGATCGGCAAGAAGTTTGCGGCTGAGTTCCAGATTATTTGCTTTGATGAGTTTTTCGTCACGGATATCACCGACGCGATGATACTGGGCGGGTTATTGGAGCAGATGTTTGCCAATGGCGTGACGCTGGTGGCGACTTCAAACATTGTTCCGGATGGGTTGTATGAAAACGGCTTGCAGCGTGAGCGTTTCATTCCGGCCATTAAATTACTGAATAAGTACACCGATGTACTGAATGTTGACGGTGGGGTAGATTACCGCTTGCGTACGCTTGAGCAGGCGGAACTTTATCATTACCCGCTGGATGAAGCGGCAGATATCAGCCTGAATACCAGTTTTGAAAATCTGGCACCGGATCTGGAAGAGGTGGTGGAAGCCGAAGTACTGGAGATTAATGGCCGGGATATTAAATCGCGGCGCTGTTGTGAAGATGTTGTCTGGTTTGATTTTTCTGAGCTGTGTGAGGGGCCGCGCAGCCAGAATGACTATATTGAACTGGCGAAGATTTTCCATGCAGTGATGTTAAGTAACGTGCCGCAGTTAGGACGGGCCAATGATGATGCTGCACGTCGGTTTATTAATCTGGTCGATGAGTTTTACGACAGCGGGGTTAAGCTGATTATTTCCGCTGAAGTGTCCATACCTGAAATCTATACACAGGGCGGACTGGAGTTTGAAATTGCCCGTACCCAGAGCCGTTTGCTGGAGATGCAGTCTCATGAATATCTGGCCCGGGAGCATAAAGCCTGA
- the rplM gene encoding 50S ribosomal protein L13 → MSTFSAKPAEVKRDWYVVDAEGKTLGRLATEIARRLRGKHKPEYTPHVDTGDYIVVVNAEKVHVTGNKRKDKTYYRHTGYPGGLRETSFEKMVETHPTRTIELAVKGMLPKGPLGRAMYTKMKVYAGAEHPHAAQQPQELTI, encoded by the coding sequence ATGAGTACATTTAGCGCAAAGCCTGCAGAGGTAAAACGCGATTGGTATGTTGTAGACGCTGAGGGTAAAACCCTGGGTCGTCTGGCTACTGAAATTGCCCGCCGTCTGCGTGGCAAGCACAAACCTGAATACACCCCTCACGTTGACACCGGTGACTACATCGTTGTTGTTAACGCTGAAAAAGTTCACGTAACCGGTAACAAGCGTAAGGATAAAACTTACTACCGTCACACTGGTTACCCTGGCGGTCTGCGGGAAACTTCTTTCGAGAAGATGGTTGAAACTCACCCAACCCGTACTATCGAACTGGCCGTTAAAGGCATGCTGCCTAAAGGTCCCCTGGGTCGTGCTATGTACACTAAGATGAAAGTGTACGCTGGTGCAGAACATCCGCATGCGGCTCAACAGCCACAAGAACTGACTATCTAA
- the rpsI gene encoding 30S ribosomal protein S9, with amino-acid sequence MSTTQYYGTGRRKSSTARVFLRPGTGKITVNQRTLEEYFGRETARMIVKQPLELTDNVEKFDVYVTVKGGGSFGQAGAIRHGVTRALMDYDETLRPELRAAGFVTRDAREVERKKVGLRKARKRPQFSKR; translated from the coding sequence ATGTCTACTACTCAGTATTACGGCACTGGCCGTCGTAAATCTTCTACCGCTCGCGTATTCCTGCGTCCGGGTACTGGTAAGATCACTGTTAACCAGCGTACTCTGGAAGAGTACTTTGGTCGTGAAACTGCCCGTATGATCGTTAAGCAGCCTCTGGAACTGACTGACAACGTTGAAAAATTCGACGTTTACGTAACAGTTAAAGGTGGTGGTAGCTTCGGTCAGGCCGGTGCTATCCGTCACGGTGTTACCCGTGCACTGATGGATTACGATGAAACTCTGCGTCCAGAACTGCGTGCTGCCGGTTTCGTTACCCGCGATGCACGTGAAGTTGAGCGTAAGAAAGTGGGTCTGCGTAAAGCACGTAAGCGTCCACAGTTCTCCAAGCGTTAA
- the petA gene encoding ubiquinol-cytochrome c reductase iron-sulfur subunit, giving the protein MSNDGVNKGRRRLLVGATSVVGAVGAVGAAVPFVASWTPSAKARTAGAPVKVDVSKIEPGQQIVVQWRAKPVWIVSRGAKALEDLATLGNLTDPNSDVPQQPPYIPHTPARAIREDLSVLVGICTHLGCSPTYRPEVAPADLGPDWVGGFYCPCHGSRFDLSGRVFNASPAPTNLVIPPHHYESDNALIIGIDPETV; this is encoded by the coding sequence ATGAGTAATGACGGCGTGAATAAGGGACGGCGACGTCTCCTAGTCGGTGCCACCTCTGTTGTCGGAGCGGTGGGTGCTGTAGGAGCTGCTGTTCCGTTCGTGGCTTCATGGACGCCCAGTGCCAAAGCAAGAACGGCGGGGGCTCCAGTTAAAGTAGACGTCAGCAAGATCGAACCGGGCCAGCAGATTGTTGTCCAGTGGCGTGCCAAGCCGGTGTGGATTGTAAGTCGTGGTGCGAAGGCGCTTGAGGACCTGGCTACGCTGGGTAACCTGACTGATCCTAACTCTGATGTGCCACAGCAGCCACCGTATATTCCACATACGCCTGCCCGTGCAATCCGTGAAGATCTGTCCGTGCTGGTAGGTATCTGTACGCACCTGGGCTGTTCACCGACATATCGTCCGGAAGTGGCACCTGCAGATCTGGGGCCTGACTGGGTAGGTGGTTTCTATTGCCCTTGTCACGGTTCCCGTTTTGATTTGTCTGGTCGCGTGTTTAACGCTTCTCCTGCACCAACCAATCTGGTTATTCCTCCTCATCATTATGAGAGTGACAACGCGTTAATCATTGGTATTGATCCGGAGACTGTGTAA